One part of the Rutidosis leptorrhynchoides isolate AG116_Rl617_1_P2 unplaced genomic scaffold, CSIRO_AGI_Rlap_v1 contig528, whole genome shotgun sequence genome encodes these proteins:
- the LOC139884273 gene encoding calmodulin-binding transcription activator 2-like — protein MADRGSYGLGPRLDIQQLLAEAQHRWLRPAEICEVLRNYQKFQIATEPPTKPPSGSLFLFDRKVLRYFRKDGHIWRKKKDGKTVKEAHEKLKVGSVDVLHCYYAHGEENESFQRRSYWMLEPDMMHIVFVHYLEVKGTRSHAGVSRETDEASSSMHTGSAVSFSVQANHAKAPSDATSPTSTLSSLCEDADSGDSHQASSRFHSSPELPHMGSAPVMDKMGSGLPSPYFVHPPADGDQTAYPGVDQVSNAHAYNMREYEDGNNNVEAQRTLSLGSWEDVLKQSMSGGELLVSQDTLKGKNLLHNQSNWQIPYEDNSLDLPNWQTNPSSNLEFSYNLESGSLEQGTNASYTQNASQPFSSYFDQQDQQILHNNLQLLLAGGEPQSGRRENIENEILNERGVNKNFPAKHLLDGEESLKKVDSFSRWISKELGDVENLQMQSSSAIPWSSVEGGSVADDSSLSPSISQDQLYSIIDFSPKWAFTDSEIQVLITGTFLKNQAEILKYNWSCMFGEVEVPAVVLSDGILSCRAPPHNNGRVPFYITCSNRLASSEVREFDYRCGSTRDLNISDMYSSRTMEYLLHTRLEMLLTLKSFSPPSHLYENSREKQNLIMNLISLKEEEECYQIVETTSYEILQKLMKEKLYSWLLHKVTENGKGPNVLDDEGQGVLHLAAALGYDWAIKPTITAGVSINFRDSKGWSPLHWAAFCGREKTVAVLMSLGAASAALTDPSPSCPSGITPSDLASSNGHKGISGYLAEASLTNCLEYLTMNDSKEVVPERKAVQTVEERTATPENAGDMPDVLSLKDSLTAVRNATQAADRIHQVFRMQSFQRKQLNSNEFDASDEDALSLMAAKMYKFGQKQNDGVAQSHAAATQIQKKYRGWKKRKEFLLIRQRIVKIQ, from the exons ATGGCAGATCGTGGATCTTACGGCCTTGGTCCTCGATTAG ACATTCAACAATTGCTAGCAGAAGCTCAGCATCGTTGGTTACGGCCAGCTGAAATCTGTGAAGTACTTCGTAACTATCAGAAGTTTCAAATTGCTACAGAGCCTCCAACCAAACCACCTA GTGGTTCGCTTTTTCTTTTTGATCGAAAGGTTTTGAGATACTTCAGGAAAGATGGGCATATTTGGAGGAAGAAAAAAGACGGGAAGACAGTGAAGGAAGCTCATGAGAAGCTGAAG GTGGGAAGTGTAGATGTTTTGCACTGTTACTATGCCCATGGAGAGGAGAATGAAAGCTTTCAAAGACGCAGCTATTGGATGCTTGAACC GGATATGATGCACATAGTTTTTGTCCACTACTTGGAAGTTAAG GGTACTAGGAGCCATGCTGGAGTCAGCAGAGAGACCGATGAAGCTTCATCAAGCATGCATACGGGCAGTGCTGTTTCATTTAGTGTTCAAGCCAATCATGCCAAAGCTCCTTCTGATGCCACTAGTCCGACCAGCACCCTTTCGTCTTTATGTGAAGATGCTGATTCTG GGGATAGTCACCAGGCAAGTTCCAGATTCCACTCATCTCCAGAGTTACCACATATGGGAAGTGCTCCTGTCATGGACAAGATGGGTTCAGGTCTCCCGAGTCCATACTTTGTACATCCTCCTGCTG ATGGAGATCAGACAGCATACCCTGGAGTAGATCAAGTTTCAAATGCTCATGCATACAACATGAGAGAGTATGAGGATGGTAATAACAATGTGGAAGCACAAAGAACACTTAGTTTGGGATCCTGGGAAGACGTACTAAAACAAAGTATGTCTGGTGGGGAACTTTTAGTAAGTCAAGATACTCTTAAAGGAAAGAATCTGCTGCATAACCAATCAAATTGGCag ATTCCATATGAAGACAATTCCTTGGACTTGCCAAATTGGCAAACGAATCCTTCATCAAACTTGGAGTTTTCATATAATCTTGAATCGGGATCACTCGAGCAAGGAACAAATGCTTCATACACACAGAATGCTTCACAGCCATTTTCTAGTTATTTTGACCAACAGGATCAGCAGATTTTGCATAATAATCTTCAACTGCTGCTTGCTGGCGGTGAACCTCAATCTGGGAGAAGAGAAAACATTGAGAATGAAATTCTTAACGAAAGAGGTGTCAACAAAAATTTCCCTGCCAAGCATTTATTAGATGGAGAAGAAAGCTTGAAAAAGGTTGACAGCTTCTCTCGATGGATTAGTAAAGAACTTGGAGATGTAGAAAACTTGCAGATGCAGTCATCTTCTGCTATTCCTTGGAGCAGTGTTGAAGGTGGAAGCGTAGCAGACGATTCCTCATTGAGCCCCTCTATCTCTCAGGACCAGCTTTATAGCATTATCGATTTTTCGCCGAAGTGGGCATTTACAGATTCCGAAATCCAGGTTCTAATAACTGGAACATTTTTGAAGAATCAAGCGGAGATCTTGAAATATAATTGGTCTTGTATGTTTGGGGAAGTGGAGGTTCCTGCTGTTGTCTTGTCTGATGGAATTCTTTCTTGCCGTGCTCCTCCACACAATAATGGTCGGGTCCCTTTTTACATTACATGTTCCAACAGACTTGCTTCCAGTGAGGTGCGCGAATTTGACTATCGCTGTGGCTCTACCAGAGACCTCAATATTTCAGATATGTATAGCAGCCGTACAATGGAATATCTTCTCCATACACGACTCGAGATGCTACTAACTCTAAAATCTTTCAGTCCGCCTAGTCATCTGTATGAAAACAGTAGAGAGAAGCAGAATTTGATCATGAACCTAATATCATTGAAGGAGGAAGAAGAATGCTACCAGATAGTAGAGACAACATCCTATGAAATTCTGCAGAAGTTGATGAAAGAGAAGTTGTATTCGTGGCTTCTTCACAAGGTTACTGAAAATGGTAAAGGGCCAAATGTGTTAGATGATGAAGGTCAAGGTGTGCTACACTTAGCAGCTGCTCTTGGTTATGATTGGGCGATAAAGCCTACTATCACTGCTGGAGTTAGTATCAATTTCCGAGACAGTAAAGGCTGGTCTCCCCTTCATTGGGCTGCATTCTGTGGAAG GGAGAAGACTGTTGCTGTCCTCATGTCTCTTGGTGCTGCTTCTGCAGCATTAACTGATCCGTCTCCAAGTTGTCCATCGGGTATAACACCTTCTGATCTGGCTTCTAGCAATGGACACAAAGGAATATCAGGCTATCTTGCAGAAGCTTCCTTGACAAACTGCCTAGAATATCTTACAATGAATGACTCCAAGGAAGTTGTCCCTGAAAGGAAAGCCGTACAAACAGTTGAAGAGCGAACTGCTACTCCTGAGAATGCCGGTGACATGCCGGACGTTTTATCACTGAAGGATTCCCTTACCGCGGTGCGAAATGCTACGCAAGCTGCCGATCGTATTCATCAAGTGTTCAGAATGCAGTCATTTCAGCGTAAACAACTGAACAGCAATGAATTTGATGCGTCAGATGAGGATGCTTTGTCGTTAATGGCTGCTAAGATGTATAAATTTGGACAAAAACAGAATGATGGAGTTGCACAATCCCATGCTGCTGCTACACAGATCCAGAAGAAGTACCGTGGCTGGAAAAAGAGGAAAGAGTTTCTGTTGATCCGTCAGAGAATTGTGAAAATTCAG
- the LOC139884270 gene encoding tobamovirus multiplication protein 1-like: protein MARGIRANCRVVTFFPRLESDRTGLMLRTEIGFFGVFRWGINECLVMQIIIVMAIWIPSMDKQSDPLGAYSDRDVHKLDTDRVRLFDNGGHAIFEWWNDNGAVDESQNSIYYALSVSYAFVSVVALVQLIRIQLRVPEYGWTTQKVFHLMNFIVNAVRAVQLGFYEKVFLIRPKALELVLLDLPTLLFFSTYTLLVLFWAEIYHQARSLPTDKLRPAYYIVNGIVYFIQVCIWVAIRLSGSSFSIELAKLFLSVISLSAAVGFLIYGGRLFVMLRRFPIESRGRQKKLYEVGCVTGICCSCFLTRCIVVTLSVFNENSDLDVLDHPVLNFMYYALVEIVPSGLVLFILRKLPPKRVSDQYHPIQ from the exons ATGGCGCGTGGAATACGCGCGAATTGTCGAGTGGTGACGTTTTTCCCACGGCTAGAATCGGACCGGACCGGTTTAATGTTGCGAACCGAAATCGGCTTTTTTGGCGTGTTTCGCTGGGGAATTAATGAGTGTTTGGTTATGCAGATAATAATAGTGATGGCAATTTGGATCCCATCCATGGATAAACAATCCGATCCATTAGGAGCGTATTCGGATCGAGATGTCCATAAATTGGATACGGATAGAGTCA GGCTTTTTGATAATGGCGGCCATGCAATATTTGAATGGTGGAATGATAATGGAGCTGTTGATGAATCTCAGAATAGCATTTACTATGCCCTGAGTGTGTCCTATGCATTCGTTTCCGTTGTTGCCttg GTACAACTTATTCGCATACAATTGAGAGTACCAGAATATGGCTGGACAACTCAAAAGGTCTTCCATTTGATGAACTTCATCGTGAATGCAG tgAGAGCAGTCCAACTGGGATTTTACGAGAAAGTTTTTCTAATTAGGCCAAAG GCACTAGAACTAGTTCTTCTGGATCTTCCTACTCTTCTATTCTTCTCCACATATACATTACTGGTATTATTTTGGGCAGAGATATATCATCAG GCAAGGAGTCTTCCCACCGATAAACTTAGACCGGCTTATTATATAGTCAATGGAATAGTGTACTTCATACAg GTTTGCATTTGGGTTGCAATAAGACTAAGTGGAAGCAGTTTCTCTATCGAACTAGCCAAGCTCTTCCTTTCAG TAATTTCATTATCTGCGGCGGTGGGTTTCTTGATATACGGTGGGAG GTTGTTTGTCATGCTGAGGCGATTTCCCATCGAATCAAGAGGACGTCAAAAGAAATTATATGAG GTGGGCTGCGTGACAGGAATATGCTGTTCTTGTTTTCTAACAAGATGCATAGTG gtGACTCTCTCAGTTTTTAACGAGAATTCTGATCTCGACGTCCTAGATCATCCCGTCCTAAATTTTATGTATTACGCT TTGGTGGAGATCGTTCCATCCGGTCTGGTACTCTTCATCCTCCGGAAGCTGCCTCCGAAACGTGTCTCCGATCAATATCATCCTATCCAATGA
- the LOC139884271 gene encoding metacaspase-1-like, producing MGCERKLAFQGQRRMLSIQRQAIFWASQSGSTDIVLEGDCQVLIQELNNPGDCFSNCGLIVVVLVLLNMMEIKWKRALLCGVSYKKGKHRLSGTINDVTNVRDLLINTFQFRPENILVLSEEESEANLIPTKNNIIEALKWLVKDNKDGDSLVFYFSGHGLRQPDFSDDEIDGFDETICPVDFMEAGMILDNDINKLIVSPLKEGVTLHAIVDSCHSGTILDLEYIYDRQQKAWANNHSPSGRFKSTKGGLAISISACNDAEFAADTSAFSSGKMNGAMTYLMIDAIRKEFANNNNNSMITYGHLIDKIYSQIDEVSRTGCLGNARLIRGIFGKRIIQKPQLSSSQPFPVYERLFKL from the exons ATGGGGTGTGAGCGGAAGCTGGCGTTTCAGGGGCAGCGGAGGATGCTTTCCATTCAGAGACAGGCGATTTTTTGGGCATCACAATCGGGCTCGACAGACATTGTTTTGGAGGGAGATTGCCAGGTCCTGATTCAAGAGCTGAACAATCCTGGAGATTGCTTTTCCAATTGCGGATTAATAGTTGTCGTTTTAGTTTTGTTAAACATGATGGAAATAAAGTG GAAGAGAGCGCTTCTTTGTGGAGTGTCTTACAAGAAAGGAAAGCATAGGCTTAGTGGAACTATAAATGATGTGACGAATGTCAGAGATTTGTTGATCAACACATTTCAGTTTCGACCGGAAAATATTCTTGTTCTTTCAG AGGAAGAGTCTGAAGCAAACCTAATACCTACTAAAAACAATATCATCGAAGCATTAAAGTGGCTAGTGAAAGACAACAAGGATGGTGATTCCCTAGTGTTTTACTTTTCCGGGCATGGTTTACGACAGCCTGATTTTAGCGATGACGAGATCGACGGATTCGATGAAACAATATGTCCTGTAGATTTTATGGAAGCGGGGATGATCCTTGACAATGATATCAATAAGCTTATAGTGTCTCCATTGAAGGAAGGTGTCACTCTTCATGCAATTGTTGATTCTTGTCATAGTGGAACTATTCTTGACCTAGAGTATATCTATGACAGACAACA AAAAGCTTGGGCAAATAACCATTCTCCATCGGGAAGATTTAAAAGTACAAAAGGCGGATTGGCAATCTCCATCAGTGCTTGCAACGATGCTGAATTCGCCGCTGATACTTCT GCATTCTCCTCCGGGAAGATGAATGGAGCAATGACTTATTTGATGATAGATGCTATTAGAAAGgaatttgctaataataataataatagcatgaTCACATATGGACATTTGATCGACAAAATTTATAGTCAAATCGATGAAGTCAGCCGAACCGGATGTCTTGGCAATGCCAGATTAATTAGAGGAATATTTGGTAAAAGGATAATACAG AAGCCACAACTCTCATCGTCTCAACCATTTCCGGTGTACGAAAGATTATTTAAACTGTAA